The Saprospiraceae bacterium genome includes a window with the following:
- a CDS encoding N-acetylmuramoyl-L-alanine amidase, which yields MKPISGKKSIINCLTFVLLMTSVQTKAHNVKEVLKSVNTAFKQEAMGPDFAENNSKIVFMQSSLTKKLRKVVIDAGHGGHDSGCVGKSSLEKHLTLQMALKLGEFINKNYPDVIVLQTRTTDVFIPLFRRIQYANEENADLFISIHCNYISNKQTRGTETFVMGLHRATDNLEVAKRENASILLEHNYEQNYEGFDPNSPEGHIMLSMYQNAYLDKSIEFAANVENAFAARSFSKSRGVKQAGFAVLRRSSMPAVLVEAGFLSNEDEEAYLISETGQNAVANSILKAFSVFYDKNLSSNLYAVENTVEKSKTKSESTHSKPQATIQTSKISEPKKEEIKKQNNIGSNTFGVQIAALKSATADMDSAELKKIGSLHIKKAGDINKYLIGKFPSHEEASKAKERLKKLGYSGAFVVNISQM from the coding sequence ATGAAACCAATATCCGGTAAGAAGAGTATCATTAATTGTCTAACGTTTGTATTGTTGATGACGTCTGTACAAACAAAGGCTCATAACGTTAAAGAAGTATTAAAAAGTGTAAACACCGCTTTTAAACAAGAAGCTATGGGTCCGGATTTTGCTGAAAACAACAGTAAGATTGTTTTTATGCAATCATCTCTGACTAAAAAACTGAGAAAAGTTGTGATTGATGCCGGACATGGTGGCCACGATAGCGGTTGTGTAGGAAAATCATCCCTCGAAAAACATCTTACGCTACAGATGGCACTTAAACTAGGTGAGTTTATTAATAAAAATTATCCCGATGTAATCGTACTTCAGACACGGACCACAGATGTATTTATCCCGCTTTTCAGACGAATTCAATATGCTAATGAAGAAAATGCGGATCTGTTTATCTCCATTCATTGCAACTATATCAGCAATAAGCAAACCAGAGGAACCGAAACATTTGTTATGGGTCTTCACAGAGCGACTGACAATCTTGAAGTAGCTAAACGGGAAAATGCTTCCATATTGCTTGAACATAATTACGAACAAAATTATGAAGGATTTGATCCCAATTCTCCGGAAGGTCACATCATGTTGTCTATGTACCAGAATGCCTATTTAGATAAAAGTATAGAGTTTGCAGCAAATGTTGAAAATGCTTTTGCCGCCAGAAGTTTTTCAAAGAGCAGAGGAGTGAAACAAGCAGGATTTGCAGTATTAAGAAGGTCATCAATGCCCGCTGTGTTAGTTGAAGCGGGTTTCCTTAGTAATGAAGATGAAGAAGCTTACCTGATTTCTGAAACAGGTCAAAACGCTGTTGCGAATTCCATTTTGAAGGCTTTTTCGGTATTCTATGATAAAAACCTGTCTTCAAATCTGTATGCCGTCGAAAATACAGTAGAAAAATCAAAAACAAAGTCAGAATCCACCCATTCCAAACCGCAAGCCACTATTCAGACTTCCAAAATATCAGAACCTAAAAAAGAGGAGATAAAAAAGCAAAACAATATTGGCTCGAATACATTTGGTGTTCAAATAGCAGCATTAAAAAGTGCAACTGCTGATATGGATTCAGCCGAACTGAAAAAAATCGGAAGTTTGCATATTAAAAAGGCCGGCGACATAAATAAATACCTTATCGGCAAGTTTCCGAGTCATGAAGAAGCATCCAAAGCAAAAGAACGGCTTAAAAAATTGGGGTATTCCGGTGCGTTTGTCGTAAATATTTCACAGATGTAG
- a CDS encoding MCE family protein produces MSREIKIGVLTFIVLVSMIWGYTFLKGRNLLSASTTLYTTFSDVTDLNISSPVLVNGYRIGSVTKIQLNTTDVKKMDVFYEVDTDYKIPVSATAVMKSLGLVGGKGLFLEFDKTCTGSDCAKSGNKLEGRIVGVLGSFLGEGEVEKYSSEFTMSAKAIISDIGKDGEPGAINEIFRQLESISKNMNSITHSTDKLFKESSGNLSESIRHLSSITESIAKNNKKIENLLVNLDKMSGDLAKAELANTVSKTNLTLDETKLAMTELKTTLVTTNNTMKELGDLAHKIDKGDGTVAMLMNDKKLYENLNTTSKNLSLLLQDVRLNPLRYVNVSVFGKKQKEYVLPQNDPAIKD; encoded by the coding sequence ATGTCAAGAGAAATAAAAATCGGCGTCCTCACATTTATTGTGTTAGTGTCTATGATCTGGGGATATACCTTTTTAAAAGGAAGGAATTTATTGTCCGCATCTACTACGCTGTACACCACATTCAGTGATGTGACGGATCTAAACATTTCATCACCGGTATTGGTCAACGGATACCGAATAGGATCTGTAACAAAAATTCAGTTGAATACAACAGATGTCAAGAAAATGGATGTTTTTTATGAAGTGGACACTGACTATAAAATACCGGTATCTGCTACTGCGGTTATGAAAAGTCTGGGACTTGTCGGTGGAAAAGGCCTTTTTCTGGAATTTGATAAAACATGTACCGGGTCTGATTGTGCCAAAAGTGGCAATAAACTGGAAGGTAGAATTGTAGGAGTCTTAGGTTCTTTCCTGGGAGAAGGAGAAGTAGAAAAATATTCGTCTGAGTTTACAATGTCCGCCAAAGCTATCATTTCTGATATCGGAAAAGATGGTGAACCCGGTGCAATAAATGAAATTTTCCGACAACTGGAATCCATTTCCAAAAACATGAATTCTATCACACATTCAACTGACAAACTTTTTAAAGAATCTTCGGGCAATCTTTCCGAAAGCATCAGACATCTTTCTTCAATCACAGAGAGTATTGCTAAAAACAATAAAAAAATTGAAAACCTACTCGTAAATCTTGATAAAATGTCCGGAGATCTTGCAAAAGCAGAATTAGCTAATACGGTATCAAAAACCAATCTGACCCTGGACGAAACAAAACTGGCAATGACAGAATTAAAAACAACTCTTGTCACGACCAATAATACGATGAAAGAACTGGGTGATCTCGCTCACAAAATTGATAAAGGAGATGGTACAGTCGCAATGTTGATGAATGACAAAAAACTCTACGAAAACCTGAACACTACATCCAAAAACCTTTCACTCCTATTACAGGATGTCAGATTAAATCCGCTTCGTTATGTAAATGTATCTGTATTCGGTAAAAAGCAGAAGGAGTATGTGTTGCCTCAAAATGATCCTGCGATAAAGGATTAG
- a CDS encoding outer membrane beta-barrel protein: MKKQIIFLLGFITVFQFQLAKAQVKISAGGGANFSNISITKVENFKTNSTTNYFLSVRPELIISEKLNIGLDIQFSRKGYNSEVNNNQEVAGYRFQYLDMIPQLQYKFIKQIGIFTGLGVAIRTSEKFNIGDIWRESVQKISKSSDFTYVFGIRVYPLEKLALHFQYAGSLSSISNLEFTDDQGQTVEGAAIYLKNLQIGLTYQLF, from the coding sequence ATGAAGAAGCAAATTATTTTTTTACTGGGGTTTATAACTGTTTTTCAATTTCAGCTTGCTAAAGCACAAGTGAAAATATCAGCAGGTGGAGGTGCTAATTTTTCCAACATCAGCATCACAAAAGTTGAAAACTTTAAAACCAATTCAACAACAAATTATTTTTTGTCCGTTCGACCGGAATTGATTATATCGGAGAAACTCAACATTGGGCTTGATATCCAATTTTCCCGAAAGGGGTACAATAGTGAAGTAAACAATAATCAGGAAGTTGCCGGGTATAGATTTCAATACCTTGACATGATTCCACAATTACAATATAAGTTCATTAAACAAATCGGTATTTTTACCGGATTAGGCGTTGCAATCAGGACCAGCGAAAAATTTAACATTGGAGACATATGGAGAGAATCAGTCCAAAAGATTTCCAAATCATCTGATTTCACATACGTCTTTGGTATAAGGGTGTATCCTCTTGAAAAGTTGGCTTTGCATTTTCAATATGCCGGTAGTTTAAGTTCTATATCAAATCTTGAATTTACCGATGATCAAGGGCAGACCGTTGAAGGTGCAGCTATTTATTTAAAAAATCTGCAAATTGGGTTAACCTACCAGTTATTCTGA